In a genomic window of Arthrobacter woluwensis:
- a CDS encoding FAD/NAD(P)-binding protein, translating to MTAFLPSAVPTTDTGAAWCDVLFVGAGPKALMALAELDTHLAGIGPDRPPLRITLCDPAQPGPGAVWDPEQPGHLRMNVDAGIVDLRCPSVPESYREWELRVFLATAGETFPPRAQVGRYLEWAAERLASSPRLELRHCAGRVTEVERDGDSWRASVDTADGPVSWRSPIVALCTGHADAGGADHRLITSGDGANRAGPLTVTGAALTGIDVVLDVTEGRGGEWRRTEAGEPEYAASGAEPRLITLTSRSGEMMLPKPATDQRRIVDAVRTVTSAVPTGGEPDDAWWRTFADAASAAARTEGVDLDAPGLLYHLDYGTQNDLPAAEQWAVGLARAHGILDGDPAWWWGRAWSAGYRDVVRSLERGTRDPALWERWRRRAARLEKWAFGPPPATVSKLQALHRAGLLTVSAGGATGTSHASATPGTAIRAVTAGPGVLTRPANALDYAPAHDAAHDAAHDDLWASLLARGHVMVRVGERGVFTRPDGVCLTPSGQPSAGLAALGRPTEDPVIGHDTLNRTLHQDGERWSRAVAEWVAGAQSPIAALPFPDHERNSR from the coding sequence ATGACGGCATTCCTCCCGTCGGCCGTGCCCACCACCGACACCGGCGCGGCCTGGTGCGACGTCCTGTTCGTCGGCGCGGGCCCCAAGGCCCTGATGGCGCTGGCTGAACTGGACACACATCTGGCCGGGATCGGTCCCGACCGGCCCCCGCTCCGGATCACCCTGTGCGATCCGGCCCAACCGGGTCCCGGCGCCGTCTGGGACCCGGAACAGCCCGGACATCTGAGGATGAACGTCGACGCCGGGATCGTGGACCTCCGTTGCCCTTCCGTTCCGGAGTCGTACCGCGAGTGGGAGCTGCGGGTCTTTCTCGCAACGGCCGGTGAAACGTTTCCACCCCGCGCCCAGGTGGGCCGCTACCTCGAATGGGCCGCCGAACGGCTCGCCTCCTCGCCCCGGCTCGAGCTCCGGCATTGCGCGGGGCGCGTGACGGAGGTGGAACGGGACGGTGACTCCTGGCGCGCCTCCGTGGACACGGCGGACGGGCCGGTCTCCTGGCGGTCACCAATCGTCGCGCTCTGCACCGGGCATGCCGATGCCGGCGGAGCGGATCACCGGCTCATCACCTCAGGTGACGGCGCCAACAGGGCCGGCCCGCTGACCGTCACCGGCGCCGCCCTGACAGGGATCGACGTCGTCCTGGACGTGACGGAAGGCCGGGGAGGCGAATGGCGCCGCACGGAGGCGGGGGAACCGGAGTACGCCGCGTCCGGCGCGGAGCCCCGCCTGATCACGCTGACCTCCCGTTCCGGGGAGATGATGCTGCCCAAGCCGGCCACCGACCAGCGCCGCATCGTCGACGCCGTCCGGACCGTGACGTCCGCCGTCCCGACAGGTGGCGAGCCCGATGACGCGTGGTGGAGGACGTTCGCCGACGCCGCGAGCGCAGCGGCGAGGACCGAGGGGGTCGACCTCGACGCGCCCGGGCTGCTGTATCACCTGGACTACGGGACGCAGAACGATCTTCCTGCAGCGGAACAGTGGGCAGTGGGTCTGGCACGAGCCCACGGAATCCTCGACGGCGACCCGGCCTGGTGGTGGGGCCGCGCCTGGTCGGCCGGGTACCGGGATGTCGTGCGGTCTTTGGAGCGCGGCACCCGGGATCCAGCACTCTGGGAACGCTGGCGCCGCCGTGCCGCGCGGCTCGAGAAGTGGGCGTTCGGCCCTCCCCCGGCCACCGTGTCGAAACTGCAGGCCCTGCACCGGGCGGGACTCCTGACGGTCAGCGCGGGCGGCGCGACCGGAACGTCACACGCATCCGCCACGCCGGGCACCGCCATCCGCGCGGTGACGGCCGGCCCCGGCGTCCTGACACGGCCCGCGAACGCCCTGGACTACGCTCCGGCACACGATGCGGCCCACGATGCGGCACACGACGATCTCTGGGCGTCCCTGCTGGCCCGCGGCCACGTGATGGTCCGCGTCGGCGAACGAGGCGTGTTCACCCGTCCCGACGGGGTCTGCCTGACGCCGTCCGGACAGCCGTCCGCCGGTCTCGCGGCACTCGGCAGGCCGACGGAGGACCCGGTGATCGGCCACGACACTCTCAACAGGACGCTCCACCAGGACGGCGAACGCTGGTCCCGGGCGGTGGCGGAATGGGTCGCCGGAGCCCAATCCCCCATCGCCGCACTCCCCTTCCCCGATCACGAACGGAACTCACGATGA
- a CDS encoding ArsR/SmtB family transcription factor: MADAEGHPDTAEIELGHVLSALSDPLRRRVIHDLLHSEPGIERTCTSFGLPVTKSTRTHHFRVLREAGLVRQVDRGNMRGVTLRREDIEERFPGLLDLIAQDDAQDDADPRHAP, encoded by the coding sequence ATGGCGGACGCGGAAGGCCACCCTGACACGGCGGAGATCGAGCTGGGCCACGTCCTCAGCGCGCTGAGTGACCCACTGCGGCGGCGAGTGATCCACGATCTCCTGCACAGCGAACCGGGAATCGAACGGACGTGCACCAGCTTCGGCCTGCCCGTCACGAAGTCGACCCGGACCCATCATTTCCGGGTGCTCCGCGAGGCGGGTCTCGTGCGCCAGGTCGACCGCGGGAACATGCGAGGGGTGACTCTTCGGCGCGAGGACATCGAGGAGCGTTTCCCGGGCCTGCTGGACCTCATCGCCCAAGACGACGCCCAGGACGACGCCGACCCCCGGCACGCCCCCTGA
- a CDS encoding pyridoxal-phosphate dependent enzyme → MNSHIGLHGYTASQQEEPEFAAPAWGANVRAPFDDENPGPVHTSDHGPAAVRMHDAFVPSPLTSLDRLFGERSTVQVVAKLDLLQVSGSTKERTAASLLAGLIERGDLTPGGTVVESTSGNLGSALARQCALLGVQMVAVVDEFANVAALQAMKAYGARVVRVPTPEDGNRLRARVLKVAELLEEIPGAVTTNQYGNTDNARAHALTTMPEFVAALGAPPDRLYVAVSTTGTLLGCQRAIERAGWPTVLVAVDAAGSVLFDGERGERRLPGLGAGFVTDLSRQARPEAVRRIAELDMVKGCRLLARREGILSGASTGAIVAAIGQDLESLDAGTTVGMLVHDGGLPYLPTVYDDEWVTGNLGDVAAVEAALERANPFSPR, encoded by the coding sequence ATGAACAGTCACATCGGACTACACGGATACACGGCCTCGCAGCAGGAAGAGCCGGAATTCGCGGCGCCTGCATGGGGAGCAAACGTTCGCGCACCGTTCGATGACGAGAACCCCGGACCCGTCCACACCTCAGACCACGGGCCGGCCGCAGTCCGCATGCACGACGCGTTCGTCCCGTCGCCCCTCACGTCCCTGGACCGGCTCTTCGGCGAGCGCTCCACCGTGCAAGTCGTCGCGAAACTGGATCTCCTGCAGGTCTCCGGGAGCACCAAGGAACGCACCGCGGCGTCCCTGCTGGCCGGGCTGATAGAACGGGGCGATCTCACGCCGGGCGGCACGGTGGTCGAATCCACCTCAGGGAACCTCGGCAGCGCCCTCGCCCGCCAGTGCGCGCTGCTCGGCGTCCAGATGGTCGCCGTCGTCGATGAATTCGCCAACGTCGCGGCGCTGCAGGCCATGAAGGCGTACGGCGCGCGCGTGGTGCGGGTGCCGACCCCCGAGGACGGCAACCGCCTCCGCGCTCGGGTCCTGAAAGTCGCGGAACTGCTGGAGGAGATCCCCGGCGCGGTGACGACCAATCAGTACGGCAACACCGACAACGCCCGCGCCCACGCTCTCACCACCATGCCCGAGTTCGTCGCCGCACTCGGCGCGCCCCCGGACCGGCTGTACGTGGCCGTGAGCACCACCGGCACCCTGCTCGGCTGCCAGCGCGCCATCGAGCGGGCGGGGTGGCCGACGGTCCTGGTCGCGGTCGACGCCGCGGGGTCGGTCCTGTTCGACGGCGAGCGCGGCGAGCGCCGTCTGCCCGGCCTGGGCGCGGGATTCGTGACGGACCTGTCCCGGCAGGCGCGCCCGGAGGCGGTGCGCCGGATCGCCGAGCTGGACATGGTGAAGGGCTGCCGCCTGCTCGCCCGCCGCGAGGGCATTCTGTCCGGCGCCTCGACGGGCGCGATCGTCGCCGCCATCGGACAGGATCTGGAGTCGCTGGACGCGGGAACCACGGTGGGCATGCTGGTCCACGACGGCGGGCTCCCCTACCTCCCGACGGTGTACGACGACGAATGGGTGACGGGAAATCTGGGCGATGTCGCAGCGGTTGAGGCCGCGCTGGAGCGGGCGAACCCGTTCAGTCCCCGATGA
- a CDS encoding Y4yA family PLP-dependent enzyme has protein sequence MEQLLADPDQCADLLAAHGSALNLLDFGPLGRNIGELTRAGADLGVDVGVFVARKANKALSLIPAAVDVGAGLDVASYAELKQCLDRGVEAGRIIVTAAVKDKALLTLAITSGVTVSLDNADETTDVEAIAAEEGIQAHVALRLAVTHPGVPPTRFGLTADSWMAFLRGRGELLEVEGVHFHLNGYDRQHRVLALAEACSFVDRLRATGHPVGYIDMGGGIPMSYLEDEESWRAFWQALAADTDGTLTWRGDRLGLTDPALDRPSPALYPYWQRETRGAWLTALLSTPVNGTTAAELLTSRGLQLRCEPGRSVLDGCGVTLAEVAFRKTTSDGVPLVGLQMNRTQMRSTSADVLIDPRWLRPSRAGTPSAPGDAFLVGAYCIEEELILRRRLAFPQGVARGDIAVFVNTAGYLMHILESPSHQLPLAQNLVHRDGGWIPDGES, from the coding sequence ATGGAGCAGCTGCTCGCCGATCCGGACCAGTGCGCCGACCTTCTGGCCGCCCACGGCTCGGCACTGAACCTGCTCGATTTCGGCCCGCTCGGCCGCAACATCGGCGAATTGACCCGCGCCGGCGCGGACCTCGGCGTCGATGTCGGCGTCTTCGTCGCGCGGAAGGCCAATAAGGCGCTCTCCCTCATCCCCGCCGCCGTCGACGTGGGCGCGGGTCTCGACGTCGCCTCCTACGCCGAGCTGAAGCAGTGCCTGGACCGGGGTGTCGAGGCCGGACGGATCATCGTCACCGCCGCGGTGAAGGACAAGGCGCTCCTGACCCTGGCCATCACCTCCGGCGTGACCGTCAGCCTCGACAACGCGGATGAGACGACCGACGTCGAAGCCATCGCGGCGGAGGAGGGCATCCAGGCCCACGTCGCACTCCGCCTGGCGGTGACGCATCCCGGCGTTCCGCCGACGCGCTTCGGTCTCACTGCAGACTCGTGGATGGCGTTCCTGAGGGGCCGCGGCGAGCTGCTGGAGGTCGAAGGCGTGCACTTCCACCTGAACGGCTATGACCGGCAGCACCGCGTCCTGGCGCTGGCGGAGGCCTGTTCGTTCGTCGATCGGCTCCGGGCCACGGGACACCCCGTCGGGTACATCGACATGGGCGGCGGGATCCCCATGAGCTACCTCGAGGACGAAGAATCGTGGCGGGCATTCTGGCAGGCGCTGGCCGCCGACACCGACGGGACGCTGACCTGGCGCGGCGACCGGCTCGGGCTCACCGACCCGGCCCTGGACCGGCCGTCCCCCGCCCTCTATCCGTACTGGCAGCGGGAGACCCGCGGAGCCTGGCTGACCGCCCTCCTGAGCACACCCGTCAACGGGACCACCGCCGCGGAACTCCTGACCTCACGGGGTCTGCAGCTGCGCTGTGAGCCGGGCCGCTCCGTCCTGGACGGCTGCGGCGTGACCCTCGCCGAAGTCGCCTTCCGTAAGACCACCAGCGACGGCGTGCCGCTCGTCGGTCTGCAAATGAACCGGACGCAGATGCGCTCGACGTCGGCCGACGTCCTGATCGATCCGCGCTGGCTGCGCCCTTCCCGGGCCGGCACCCCCTCGGCGCCGGGCGATGCGTTCCTGGTCGGCGCGTATTGCATCGAGGAGGAACTGATCCTCCGTCGGCGCCTGGCCTTCCCCCAGGGCGTGGCACGGGGCGACATCGCCGTCTTCGTCAACACGGCGGGATACCTCATGCACATTCTCGAGAGCCCGTCTCATCAGCTGCCGCTCGCACAGAATCTCGTGCACCGGGACGGCGGCTGGATCCCCGACGGCGAGTCCTGA
- a CDS encoding MFS transporter, with protein sequence MTVREEQPPRTTAPHRAVLPVILLAQFVIPLSIAGTAVGLPSISVELGAEPALLQGIVNGFNIAFAVCTLLWGAVADRIGSGRAFSLGVLAVVLGSILSAASPSLLVLDVARILAGVGSAAVITGATATIHSAFQGPARGRAFAAFGMVNGLGLAAGPSLSGVLIGLLGWRAVFVVHAVVLVAALAGSRVLRRLPRTAPVSGGPLFDVGVLRNPGFLAMVLIPVAGAVGFVTFLTYLPAALQAIHGFTAGGAGSLMLVMTLPVLLAPPLVHRVMARHPRVDAGAVSLVALASLLLAAVGFAALRPDVPVWWAVLPMILAGAGFGLPLGVVDGKALSFVPAERSGTAAGLLNFFRIGSEALFVALYAVVLTAAVRAQPGTAGVAEQIAAGQPGHGDVYAAALAPVLWGIGVVVVLLGVSFVALYRRAVGRR encoded by the coding sequence ATGACCGTGCGTGAAGAGCAGCCACCCAGGACGACCGCGCCGCACCGGGCGGTGCTCCCCGTGATCCTGCTGGCTCAATTCGTCATTCCGCTGTCCATCGCCGGCACCGCGGTGGGCCTGCCCTCGATCTCGGTCGAGCTCGGCGCGGAACCGGCGCTCCTGCAGGGCATCGTGAACGGATTCAACATCGCGTTCGCCGTGTGTACGCTGCTCTGGGGAGCGGTTGCGGACCGCATCGGGTCCGGTCGGGCCTTCTCCCTCGGCGTGCTCGCGGTGGTCCTGGGCTCGATCCTGAGCGCGGCGAGCCCATCCCTCCTGGTGCTTGACGTCGCCCGCATCCTCGCCGGGGTGGGCTCGGCCGCTGTCATCACCGGCGCGACCGCGACGATCCACTCGGCTTTCCAAGGGCCTGCGCGGGGGCGAGCCTTCGCGGCCTTCGGCATGGTGAACGGCCTGGGGCTGGCGGCGGGCCCGAGCCTTTCCGGGGTGCTGATCGGCCTGCTGGGCTGGCGTGCCGTGTTCGTCGTCCACGCCGTCGTGCTCGTCGCGGCCCTGGCCGGCAGTCGCGTGCTGCGGCGCCTGCCCAGGACCGCACCGGTCTCCGGCGGCCCGCTGTTCGACGTCGGGGTGCTCCGCAACCCCGGCTTCCTCGCGATGGTGCTGATCCCGGTGGCGGGCGCGGTCGGCTTCGTGACGTTCCTGACCTACCTGCCCGCGGCGCTGCAAGCGATCCACGGGTTCACGGCCGGTGGCGCGGGATCCCTGATGCTCGTGATGACCCTTCCGGTGCTTCTCGCTCCGCCTCTCGTGCACCGGGTGATGGCTCGGCATCCACGGGTCGACGCGGGGGCGGTCAGCCTGGTGGCACTGGCGAGCCTCCTGCTCGCCGCCGTGGGGTTCGCCGCGCTGCGACCTGATGTCCCGGTGTGGTGGGCCGTGCTGCCCATGATCCTGGCGGGCGCCGGTTTCGGATTGCCGCTCGGGGTCGTCGACGGAAAAGCCTTGAGCTTCGTGCCGGCCGAACGGAGCGGGACCGCGGCCGGGCTTCTGAACTTCTTCCGGATCGGGAGCGAGGCCCTCTTCGTCGCGCTGTACGCGGTGGTTCTCACGGCGGCGGTCCGGGCGCAGCCGGGGACGGCCGGCGTCGCGGAGCAGATCGCGGCGGGACAACCGGGCCATGGTGACGTGTACGCGGCGGCGCTCGCCCCGGTGCTGTGGGGGATCGGAGTGGTGGTGGTTCTGCTCGGGGTGAGCTTCGTGGCCCTCTACCGGCGGGCGGTCGGACGGCGGTAG